TTGCCGATGCCACATTTTATTTGGGTCTGTGAACTCTCGACGCCGGGATTGTTTGAGCAGCGCAAGGTGCTGGGCGAAATTATTTGGGATGCTACGAGGAATGGATATGAAACTTCTGGCTTGGTTGCTTGTCACTTGCCTGAGAAGCTGATTTTTGACTTAGGCTCGTCGCTGAACGGTGCAGAAAATCTCATTAAATCGGACTTGCAAAAATTTACCCCCTATGCTCTCTACGTGAGCAATTTAAGCCAAATCAACTAAAGGAAACCTTATGACTGACATGGTTATCGTCCCAGATCTTGCAGGCGAGTTCGTCCCTGCTTTTGACTCCGAAGAAGAGTACGCCCAGTTTCGTGAAGAGTTTTCTGAGGAAATGCAGGAGGTTCTTTTGGAGCAAAGCCGTGCGCGGGCGCGTAGTGAGGAAGAAATTCGTCGTAAGCGAGTGTTTTAATGCTAAAATTATTAAAGCAATCCGTCGCGGCGCAGTAGGGCGTCGGGATCGGGGGCGCGGTGCATGAAGTCCTTGTAGAGTTGGGCGGGGTCCTCGGAGTTGCCCTTGGCTAGGATTTTGCTGCGGAAGTCGCGGCCAGTTTCGCCGTTGAGGATGCCTTCTTGCTGGAAGCGGGTGAAGGCGTCGGCGTCTAGAACTTCCGCCCACTTGTAGCTGTAGTAGCCGGCCGCATACCCCGTCGGACTGCTGAAGAGGTGGCTGAAGTTGAAGACATTGCTCTTGGGCTTGGTCTTGTATTCCGCGCTGTAGCCGGTGAGCACGTTTTCGACGAAGGCGTCGAGGTCTTCCTTGGCGGATTCTGGCCAGTGGATGTGGAGCTCCAAGTCCATCTTGCCAAAGGCGAGCTGACGCACGTTGGCGCTGGCTTTCATGTAGTTGCGCGCGGCCAGCATCTTGTCGAAGAGTTCCTCCGGGATCGGCTCGCCTGTTTCGTAGTGACGAGCGAAAAGGTCGAGGCTCTCGCGCTCCCAGCACCAGTTTTCCATGATCTGTGAGGGTAATTCCACAAAGTCCCATGGCACGTTGACACCATTGAGTGATTTGACTTCGACTTCGCCGCAAAGGTGATGCAGCAGGTGGCCGAATTCGTGGAAGATGGTTTCGACTTCGCGGTGAGTGAGCAGTGCGGGCTTGTCGCCGACGGCGGGAGTGAGGTTACCGCAGATCAGGCCGAGGTGCGGCGTGCGTGGGCCCACAGAACTGTCGCGGTTGCCGGTGAGCAGGTAATTCATCCATGCCCCGCCGCGCTTGGACTCGCGCGGGTGCCAGTCGGCGTAGAAAGAGCCGAGTTGTTCGTCAGTCTCCGAGTCGAAAAGATCGTAGAATTTAACTTCGGGGTGCCATGTCTGCGGCTCCTCCGGAGCCGAACCTTGGGTTGAACATTGAACATCGAACGTTGAACGCTGAACGTCGAGTGTGGGTTCTTCCTTATTCGATGTTCGATGTTGGGCGTTCGATGTTCGACGTTCCTCAATGCGCAGCCCAAAGATTTGTTGTGCGATCTGGTACATCCCGCTGATGACGCGATCGATCGGGAAGTAGGGGCGCAGAGCTTCTTCGTCGAAGGCGTAGTTGGCCTTGCGCTGCTTTTCGGCCCAGTAGCCGACTTCCCAGGGCTGAAGAAGTGGGGAGTCGGAATTGGGAAGTGGGGAGTTTAGAGATGCTTTGAATTGGCGTAGTTGCTCGGCTTCTTGTTCGAATTGTTTGCGGACTTTTTGGAAGATTTCGTCGCCGAAGCTGAGTGCGGCTTTCCCGGAGGCAGCCATGCGGCGCTCGGTGACATGGTCGGCGAAATTTGCCTGACCGACGAGTTGGGCAAATTCGTGGCGTAGGTCGAGGATTTGGCGGACCAGTTCGCGGTTGTCGTGTTCGCCTTCGCGGCCAATGGCGGCGTAGGCCTGCCAGACCTCCTTGCGCAGGGCATCGCTATCCGCGTAGGTCATGACAGGGATGTAGCTGGGCGCCTGTAGCGTGAAGCGCCAGCCTTCTTTGCCCTTTTGCTCGGCGCTTTGGCGGGCGGCATCCAGTGCGGATTCCGGCAGACCCGAAAGTTGTTCCTTGTCGGTGACAATTTTCTCCCAGGCGTTGGTGGCATCCAGGCAGTTTTCCGAATATTTCTGAGTGAGCTTGGCGAGTTCGCTTTGGATTTCTCCGGCACGCTTCTTTTGTTCGGGCGGCAGGTCGGCGCCCGCCTCGCGAAAATCGGCGAGTGTCTCTTGAATGTAGCGTCGCTTGGTGGGGCTGAGTGTTTCGCTTTGTGTGCCGTAGGCTTTGAGGGTGGCCCAGAGTGCTTCGTTGAGCGGGATGCTGGCAAAGAACTCGCTGACCTTGGGGAGCATCTTGTTATGAGCTTCGCGTAGTTCCGGGCTGTTGGCGACGGAGTCGAGGTGGCTGACCAGGCCCCAGGCATGGTTGAGTGTTTCAAGGCCGTCGTCGAGTGCGGCGATAGTGTTGGCGTATGTTAGTGGAGCGGTCTGTTGGGCGACGGCATCAACGGCGGCCTGGGCTTCGTTGAGTGCTTTAGTGATGTCGGCCTCGATGTGCGAGGGGGTGAGCGTGGACCACTTGATGTGGAAGTCGTTTTGCAGGAAGGGATGCATGAGAATTAGGAATTAAGAATTAGGAATTAGGAAATGGGAAAGTGGAAATGGGAAATTTTGGGTAGATTCTGGATGAGCAAAGCGATTGTGGGCAAATCGACAACTGGGAAACTGAATGAGTTGCAAAGAAGTGAGAGAGTTTCCAGCTTTGAAGTATGGCACGTTATCGATCCTTTTTGTTCCCTGAAGCTTCTGTGGAGTCCAATTTATTAACATTGGACGCGCGGGAGAGTCATCATTTGGTACGGGTTTTTCGGGCGAAGGTGGGCGAGACGGTGGAGGTTTTGGATGGTCGTGGCACGCGTCATAGGGGGCGCATTGCGGCTGCAGATGCCAAAGCGGTGCGAATTGAAGTGGACGAGATTGTGCGCGATGCGCTGCCGATGCCGCGTGTGACTTTGCTGCAGTCGATTCCCAAGGGGAAGACGATGGACCTCATCTTGCGCATGGCGACTGAGATCGGCGCTGCGCGGGTGCAGCCGGTTTTTACGCATCAGGGCGATGTGCAGATCAAGGGGGAACGCCTGCTCTCCAAAGTGGAGAAGTGGCGGGTGACGATGATCGAGTCCTGTAAGCAATGTGGCTTGGGCTATCTACCCGATTTGGCGGCGCCGACTTCTTTGGTCGATTGGTTGCGAGAGCATCCAGCAAAAACGGGGACTTTACGAGTGGTCGCTAGCTTGGAGGACGGGAGTCGGCCTCTGCGCGAGGTATTGGACGCGGCTGGGGCGCTGCAAGAAGTGGTGGTGGCAGTGGGGCCCGAGGGGGATTTCACAGCTGAGGAGTATGCCGCTTTAGCTGAGGCAGGCTTTGTTCCCGTGCGCCTCGGGCAAAATGTGCTGCGGGCGGAGACTGCGGCGGCCTATATTTTGAGTGTGGTGGATCAGTGTGTGGCCGGAGGTGCTGACTTAGGTCAGCTCGAAGCCTAAGAGGGTGATGTCGTCTTGTTGATTCGGGCTTTCGGTGTATAGAACAACATCGTCGTAGAGTGTGTGTAAGGCTTCGTCGATTGGTTTGCTTGAAAGCTTTGTCAGTCGCTTGATTACGCGTTGCATGCCAAACTCTTCACCTGCGGGGTTAGAGGATTCTACGATGCCGTCGGTAAATGCATAGAAGCGGTCGCCAGTGTGGAGTTCCAGTGCTTTGGAGCGGGAGGCGGTGGTGCCGGGGATGCCCATTACTGTGCCATTTGGAAGGTTGATTAGCTCGATTGCAT
The nucleotide sequence above comes from Coraliomargarita algicola. Encoded proteins:
- a CDS encoding M3 family metallopeptidase; the encoded protein is MHPFLQNDFHIKWSTLTPSHIEADITKALNEAQAAVDAVAQQTAPLTYANTIAALDDGLETLNHAWGLVSHLDSVANSPELREAHNKMLPKVSEFFASIPLNEALWATLKAYGTQSETLSPTKRRYIQETLADFREAGADLPPEQKKRAGEIQSELAKLTQKYSENCLDATNAWEKIVTDKEQLSGLPESALDAARQSAEQKGKEGWRFTLQAPSYIPVMTYADSDALRKEVWQAYAAIGREGEHDNRELVRQILDLRHEFAQLVGQANFADHVTERRMAASGKAALSFGDEIFQKVRKQFEQEAEQLRQFKASLNSPLPNSDSPLLQPWEVGYWAEKQRKANYAFDEEALRPYFPIDRVISGMYQIAQQIFGLRIEERRTSNAQHRTSNKEEPTLDVQRSTFDVQCSTQGSAPEEPQTWHPEVKFYDLFDSETDEQLGSFYADWHPRESKRGGAWMNYLLTGNRDSSVGPRTPHLGLICGNLTPAVGDKPALLTHREVETIFHEFGHLLHHLCGEVEVKSLNGVNVPWDFVELPSQIMENWCWERESLDLFARHYETGEPIPEELFDKMLAARNYMKASANVRQLAFGKMDLELHIHWPESAKEDLDAFVENVLTGYSAEYKTKPKSNVFNFSHLFSSPTGYAAGYYSYKWAEVLDADAFTRFQQEGILNGETGRDFRSKILAKGNSEDPAQLYKDFMHRAPDPDALLRRDGLL
- a CDS encoding RsmE family RNA methyltransferase, with amino-acid sequence MARYRSFLFPEASVESNLLTLDARESHHLVRVFRAKVGETVEVLDGRGTRHRGRIAAADAKAVRIEVDEIVRDALPMPRVTLLQSIPKGKTMDLILRMATEIGAARVQPVFTHQGDVQIKGERLLSKVEKWRVTMIESCKQCGLGYLPDLAAPTSLVDWLREHPAKTGTLRVVASLEDGSRPLREVLDAAGALQEVVVAVGPEGDFTAEEYAALAEAGFVPVRLGQNVLRAETAAAYILSVVDQCVAGGADLGQLEA